In the genome of Calditrichota bacterium, one region contains:
- a CDS encoding aconitate hydratase, whose product MGQNLVQKIIAAHLVEGEMKAGEPVAIRIDQTLTQDATGTMAYLQFEAMGIPRVRTELSVSYIDHNTLQDGFENADDHRYLQSVAAKYGIYLSKAGNGICHQVHLERFGVPGKTLLGSDSHTPTGGGLGMMAIGAGGLDVAVAMGGGAFYLTYPKVLKIVLTGRLQPWVAAKDVILKVLEMLTTKGNVGWMIEYGGPGIATLSVPERATITNMGAELGVTTSLFPSDEVTRQFLKAQGREQVWVPLAPDPDAEYDRVIELDLSTIEPMIAKPHSPDNVCRVRDIAGTKVDQVCIGSCTNSSVKDLLTVAAVLKGRTVHPEVSFVVAPGSKQVLRMIADSGALSDLIAAGARIMEATCGFCIGNGQAPPTNAVSIRTNNRNFEGRSGTKSANVYLVSPETAVACALTGVITDPRDLGMRYPAIPMPQRFTIDDSLILPPAEHPEKVAILRGPNIGDPPANTPLPDALRAEVALKVGDKITTDHIMPAGSRLKYRSNVPKYATFVFEPIDPTFPERCMKNKERGVFNIVVGGWSYGQGSSREHAALCPMYLGVKAVVAKSLERIHTANLINFGILPLRFKDEQDYERLAQGDQLELPELKMRLLKGQPLIARKLATGEELELVYELSERQRAIILAGGLLNYTRGQQ is encoded by the coding sequence ATGGGACAGAACCTTGTGCAAAAGATCATCGCTGCTCACCTGGTGGAAGGGGAGATGAAGGCTGGTGAACCGGTCGCCATCCGCATCGACCAGACCCTTACCCAGGATGCCACCGGCACCATGGCCTATCTGCAGTTCGAAGCCATGGGGATTCCTCGCGTCAGGACTGAGCTTTCGGTGAGCTACATCGACCACAACACGCTCCAGGACGGATTCGAGAACGCCGACGACCATCGCTACCTGCAGTCGGTGGCTGCCAAGTACGGGATCTATCTCTCCAAAGCGGGAAATGGCATCTGCCACCAGGTGCACTTGGAACGCTTTGGCGTGCCGGGCAAGACGCTGCTCGGCTCTGACAGCCATACCCCCACAGGCGGCGGCTTGGGGATGATGGCCATCGGCGCCGGGGGTCTGGACGTGGCGGTAGCCATGGGTGGTGGCGCTTTCTATCTCACCTATCCCAAGGTCCTGAAGATTGTGCTCACCGGTCGCTTGCAGCCCTGGGTTGCTGCCAAGGATGTCATCCTCAAAGTACTGGAGATGCTCACCACTAAGGGCAACGTGGGCTGGATGATCGAATACGGGGGGCCAGGGATTGCGACCCTATCGGTGCCGGAGCGGGCGACCATCACCAACATGGGTGCCGAGCTGGGGGTGACGACCTCGCTTTTCCCCAGCGATGAGGTAACCAGGCAATTCCTGAAGGCGCAGGGCCGCGAACAAGTGTGGGTGCCGCTTGCCCCCGACCCGGACGCCGAATACGACCGGGTGATCGAACTGGACCTTTCCACCATCGAGCCGATGATTGCCAAGCCGCACAGCCCCGACAATGTCTGCCGCGTCCGAGACATAGCGGGTACCAAGGTTGACCAGGTGTGCATCGGCAGCTGCACGAATTCCTCGGTAAAGGACTTGCTGACCGTGGCCGCAGTGCTGAAAGGGCGCACCGTGCACCCGGAGGTTAGCTTTGTCGTTGCCCCGGGGTCCAAGCAGGTGCTGCGCATGATTGCCGACAGCGGCGCGCTGAGCGACCTCATCGCCGCAGGTGCGCGCATCATGGAGGCTACATGCGGCTTTTGCATTGGCAACGGCCAAGCTCCTCCGACCAATGCCGTATCCATCCGCACCAACAACCGCAATTTTGAGGGGCGCTCGGGCACAAAGTCGGCAAACGTCTACCTGGTCAGTCCGGAGACTGCCGTGGCCTGTGCGCTCACCGGCGTGATCACCGATCCCCGGGATCTGGGAATGCGCTACCCGGCCATCCCTATGCCGCAGCGATTCACCATCGACGATAGCCTTATTCTTCCGCCTGCGGAGCATCCCGAAAAGGTGGCGATTCTCCGAGGCCCCAACATCGGTGACCCGCCCGCCAACACACCCTTGCCGGATGCCCTGCGCGCGGAAGTGGCGCTGAAGGTGGGCGACAAAATCACCACCGACCACATCATGCCTGCTGGCTCGCGCCTCAAGTACCGCTCCAACGTTCCCAAGTACGCAACCTTCGTGTTCGAGCCGATCGACCCCACCTTCCCGGAGCGCTGCATGAAGAACAAGGAAAGGGGGGTGTTCAACATTGTGGTCGGCGGCTGGAGCTATGGCCAGGGCTCGTCCAGAGAACATGCCGCACTTTGTCCCATGTACCTTGGGGTCAAGGCGGTGGTCGCCAAGAGCTTGGAGCGCATTCACACGGCAAACCTCATCAACTTCGGCATCCTGCCGCTGCGCTTCAAGGACGAACAGGACTATGAGCGTCTCGCCCAAGGGGACCAATTAGAATTGCCAGAGCTGAAGATGCGTCTGCTGAAAGGGCAGCCGCTCATAGCGCGCAAGCTGGCCACAGGCGAGGAACTGGAGCTGGTGTACGAGTTGAGTGAACGACAACGGGCGATCATCCTTGCTGGCGGCTTGTTGAACTACACGAGAGGGCAGCAATAG
- a CDS encoding isocitrate/isopropylmalate dehydrogenase family protein, with product MNQEAIERAKAHFGKLVEEQLARVEQMKQAQDWIDYSTLKPIIIGVCGGDGIGPIISAEAQRVLEEMLADEIKSGKVVFRTIEGLTIENRVKHMKAIPDDVLEEIKKCHVILKGPTTTPEKGGPYPNIESANVAMRRALDLFANVRPVKVPKEGIDWIFFRENTEGAYILGSKGIQVTEDLAFDFTVTTRQGAERIIRMAFDYAHKNKINSVTVVTKANVIKTTDGLFLEVAGEVAKDYPEISWEGWYIDIMTAKLVDPKRRTQFRVIVLQNLYGDILTDEAAEFQGGVGTAGSANIGKRYAMFEAIHGSAPRMIKEGRGKYADPCSMIRAGAMLLRHIGYPDKAERLEMALDICGQFEKRLVITGRDTGATGREFAGYLLETVRDPNLRQRWEAYARA from the coding sequence ATGAACCAGGAAGCAATCGAGAGGGCAAAGGCTCATTTTGGCAAGCTTGTCGAGGAGCAGCTGGCGCGCGTCGAGCAGATGAAGCAGGCCCAGGACTGGATCGACTACTCCACCCTCAAGCCTATCATCATCGGAGTATGCGGCGGCGACGGGATTGGGCCTATCATCTCGGCTGAGGCACAGCGGGTGCTGGAGGAGATGCTGGCCGACGAAATCAAGTCTGGCAAAGTTGTCTTCCGAACCATCGAGGGTTTGACCATCGAGAATCGCGTCAAGCACATGAAAGCGATCCCTGACGACGTGCTGGAGGAGATTAAGAAGTGCCACGTGATCCTCAAGGGCCCGACCACTACGCCAGAGAAGGGAGGTCCTTACCCCAACATCGAGAGCGCCAACGTGGCGATGCGGCGCGCCCTGGACCTGTTTGCCAATGTTCGACCGGTGAAGGTCCCCAAGGAGGGAATCGACTGGATCTTTTTCCGTGAGAACACCGAGGGTGCCTACATCTTGGGGAGCAAGGGTATCCAAGTAACCGAGGACCTGGCCTTCGACTTCACCGTCACCACGCGCCAGGGGGCAGAGCGCATCATTCGCATGGCGTTCGACTATGCGCACAAGAACAAGATCAACAGCGTCACCGTGGTCACCAAGGCGAATGTAATCAAGACCACCGACGGACTGTTCCTGGAGGTCGCCGGCGAAGTGGCCAAAGACTACCCCGAGATTTCCTGGGAAGGTTGGTACATTGACATCATGACCGCCAAGCTGGTGGACCCGAAGCGCCGCACCCAGTTCCGCGTCATTGTCCTGCAGAATCTCTATGGCGACATCCTCACCGATGAGGCGGCGGAGTTCCAGGGCGGGGTGGGCACTGCGGGCAGCGCCAACATCGGCAAGCGCTACGCCATGTTTGAGGCCATCCACGGTTCGGCGCCGCGCATGATCAAAGAGGGCAGAGGCAAGTATGCAGACCCCTGCAGTATGATTCGCGCCGGCGCGATGTTGCTCCGCCACATCGGCTACCCGGACAAGGCCGAGCGCTTAGAAATGGCCCTGGACATCTGTGGGCAGTTCGAGAAGCGGTTGGTCATCACCGGTAGAGACACCGGAGCCACCGGGCGCGAGTTTGCCGGTTACCTGCTGGAGACCGTCCGCGACCCCAACTTGCGTCAACGTTGGGAGGCATACGCGAGGGCCTGA
- a CDS encoding hydrogenase iron-sulfur subunit — protein MTGAFEPKVVVLCCDWCADAAADLAGVARLPMQPNFAVVRMECSSRVEPEFVMEALRRGADGVMIAGCHPGDCHYVGGNFRALRRFALLRTMLRQFGVDPRRLRLEWVLATEAVKFQQMVNDFVETVRRLGPSPFRASGEG, from the coding sequence GTGACTGGCGCGTTTGAACCCAAAGTCGTGGTGCTTTGCTGTGACTGGTGTGCCGATGCTGCGGCGGACCTGGCAGGTGTGGCCCGGCTGCCTATGCAGCCGAACTTTGCCGTGGTGCGCATGGAGTGCAGCTCGCGCGTGGAACCGGAATTTGTCATGGAGGCGCTGCGCCGTGGCGCCGACGGGGTGATGATCGCTGGCTGCCATCCAGGCGATTGCCACTACGTCGGCGGCAACTTTCGCGCGCTGCGGCGGTTCGCCCTCTTGCGCACGATGCTGCGGCAGTTCGGCGTTGACCCGCGAAGATTGCGCCTGGAGTGGGTCCTGGCCACCGAGGCAGTGAAGTTTCAGCAGATGGTCAACGATTTCGTAGAGACCGTGAGGAGACTTGGGCCGAGCCCATTCCGCGCGTCGGGAGAGGGGTGA
- a CDS encoding citrate (Si)-synthase — protein MATLKQKLAEQIPRLREDIANLVKTHGDKVISEVTVAQAYGGMRGVKSLICDTSLVDPEKGLIIRGIPIAQLTDKTPEEVFYLLCTGELPDKAALEDLRNEFTKRAEVPEYVWAVLRAMPKDSHPMAMFDTAILVMERESLFRKRYDEGMTKTEYWEPMLEDSLNLLARLPAVAAGVYRIRFKDGKLIKGDPKLDWSANYVRMLGFDDPTGEFANLMRLYLVLHSDHESGNVSAHTCHLVGSALSDAYYAVSAGLNGLAGPLHGLANQECLKFVLEILEKYKGVPSDEELKKFAWDTLNSGKVIPGYGHAVLRATDPRYTAFHAFGKRVCAQDKVFQIVDRLFAVVPEVLQAHGKAKNPWPNVDAGSGALLYYFGLKEFDYYTVLFGVSRALGMCAQLIVDRAMGAPIERPKSVGTDWVKKQVGAA, from the coding sequence ATGGCAACCTTGAAGCAGAAACTGGCTGAGCAGATTCCGCGTTTGCGAGAAGACATTGCCAACCTGGTCAAGACGCACGGCGACAAGGTCATCTCCGAGGTCACCGTGGCCCAGGCGTATGGCGGCATGCGCGGCGTCAAGTCTCTCATCTGCGACACCTCTTTGGTGGATCCGGAGAAGGGGCTGATTATCAGAGGCATACCCATCGCCCAGCTCACCGACAAGACACCCGAGGAGGTGTTCTACCTGCTGTGCACCGGAGAGCTGCCGGACAAGGCGGCGCTGGAGGACCTGCGCAATGAGTTCACCAAACGTGCGGAGGTCCCCGAGTATGTGTGGGCAGTGCTGCGTGCCATGCCCAAAGATTCGCACCCCATGGCCATGTTCGACACGGCCATCCTGGTGATGGAACGCGAGTCGCTGTTCCGCAAGCGGTACGACGAGGGCATGACCAAGACCGAGTACTGGGAGCCGATGCTGGAGGACTCGCTCAACCTCTTGGCACGGCTGCCGGCGGTGGCGGCGGGTGTCTACCGCATCCGTTTCAAGGATGGCAAGCTCATCAAAGGCGACCCAAAACTGGACTGGAGCGCCAACTATGTGCGCATGCTGGGGTTCGATGACCCCACCGGGGAGTTCGCCAACTTGATGCGCCTGTACCTGGTGCTGCACAGCGACCACGAGAGCGGCAATGTGAGCGCCCACACCTGCCACCTGGTGGGCTCGGCGCTTTCGGATGCTTACTACGCCGTTTCTGCGGGGCTGAACGGCTTGGCCGGACCTCTGCACGGGCTGGCCAATCAGGAATGCCTGAAATTCGTGTTAGAGATCCTGGAGAAGTACAAAGGCGTGCCCAGCGACGAAGAGCTGAAGAAGTTTGCCTGGGACACGCTGAATTCAGGCAAGGTGATCCCTGGCTATGGGCACGCGGTGCTGCGGGCCACTGATCCGCGCTACACCGCTTTCCATGCCTTCGGCAAGCGCGTCTGCGCGCAGGACAAGGTGTTCCAGATCGTCGACCGGCTGTTTGCAGTGGTGCCGGAGGTGTTGCAGGCCCACGGCAAGGCCAAAAACCCATGGCCCAACGTGGACGCCGGGTCAGGGGCGCTGCTCTACTACTTTGGCCTTAAGGAGTTCGATTACTACACGGTGCTGTTTGGCGTGTCGCGCGCTCTGGGCATGTGCGCCCAACTAATCGTCGACCGCGCCATGGGCGCACCCATCGAGCGTCCCAAGTCGGTGGGCACCGATTGGGTCAAGAAGCAAGTCGGCGCAGCGTAG